From the genome of Phreatobacter cathodiphilus, one region includes:
- the mutM gene encoding bifunctional DNA-formamidopyrimidine glycosylase/DNA-(apurinic or apyrimidinic site) lyase, giving the protein MPELPEVETVRRGLQPVMEGATILSAEIRRADLRFPFPEGFAARLAGRTVASLGRRAKYLLADLDDGAVVIMHLGMSGSFRIAREGPAGHVVGDFHHERSRDAAHDHVVLTLSSGATVTYNDPRRFGFMLMSPREALAEHPFFARLGVEPTGNDLSAAHLAKAFRGKAAPLKAALLDQSIVAGLGNIYVCEALHRAGLSPQRAAGTLVTKGGDATVRLERLVPVIREVIAEAIAAGGSSLRDHAQPSGELGYFQHSFHVYDREGEACRRCGEQHRVRRIVQSGRSTFYCAACQR; this is encoded by the coding sequence ATGCCCGAACTTCCCGAGGTCGAGACCGTCCGTCGCGGGCTCCAGCCCGTCATGGAGGGCGCGACCATCCTCTCCGCCGAGATCCGGCGCGCCGACCTGCGCTTTCCCTTTCCCGAGGGCTTCGCGGCCCGGCTCGCCGGCCGCACCGTCGCGAGCCTCGGCCGGCGGGCGAAATATCTCCTCGCCGACCTCGACGACGGCGCCGTGGTCATCATGCATCTCGGCATGTCCGGCTCGTTCCGGATCGCGCGCGAGGGGCCTGCGGGCCACGTGGTCGGCGATTTCCACCACGAGCGCTCGCGCGACGCCGCCCACGACCACGTGGTGCTCACGCTCTCCTCCGGCGCGACTGTGACCTACAACGACCCCCGCCGCTTCGGTTTCATGCTGATGAGCCCGCGGGAGGCGCTGGCCGAGCACCCCTTCTTCGCCCGGCTCGGCGTCGAGCCGACCGGCAACGACCTCTCCGCCGCCCATCTCGCCAAGGCCTTCCGGGGCAAGGCGGCGCCCCTGAAGGCCGCGCTTCTCGACCAGTCCATCGTCGCCGGCCTCGGCAACATCTATGTCTGCGAGGCGCTGCACCGGGCAGGGCTGTCGCCTCAGCGGGCCGCCGGAACCCTCGTCACCAAGGGCGGCGATGCGACCGTCCGGCTCGAGCGGCTGGTGCCGGTGATCCGCGAGGTCATCGCCGAGGCGATCGCGGCGGGCGGCTCCTCCTTGCGCGACCACGCCCAGCCCTCCGGCGAGCTCGGCTATTTCCAGCACAGCTTCCATGTCTACGATCGTGAAGGGGAGGCTTGCCGGCGGTGCGGCGAACAGCACAGAGTGCGGCGCATCGTGCAATCCGGCCGCTCCACCTTCTACTGCGCGGCCTGCCAGCGCTGA
- the ubiE gene encoding bifunctional demethylmenaquinone methyltransferase/2-methoxy-6-polyprenyl-1,4-benzoquinol methylase UbiE, whose product MSAATAQTDFGFRRVDLDAKQELVDDVFHKVAGRYDLMNDLMSAGLHRVWKDVMVTRLGVPKARPFRHLDVAGGTGDVAFKVVGAGASAEATVCDINGEMLKVGRARADQRGLASRVEFVQGNAEALPFPSAHFDGYTIAFGIRNVPRIQVALEEAFRVLRPGGRLLVLEFSPDVVPGLDRIYDAYSFSVIPPMGRMVTGDAEPYQYLVESIRKFPRDEVFAGMIAKAGFSRVEVTPMTGGIACLSGGWKI is encoded by the coding sequence ATGTCAGCAGCCACCGCCCAGACCGATTTCGGCTTCCGCCGCGTCGACCTCGACGCCAAGCAGGAGCTGGTGGACGACGTCTTCCACAAGGTGGCGGGTCGCTACGACCTGATGAACGACCTGATGTCCGCGGGCCTGCACCGGGTCTGGAAGGACGTCATGGTGACGCGGCTCGGCGTGCCCAAGGCGCGTCCCTTCCGCCATCTCGACGTCGCCGGCGGCACCGGCGACGTCGCCTTCAAGGTGGTGGGTGCCGGCGCTTCCGCCGAGGCGACCGTCTGTGACATCAACGGCGAGATGCTGAAGGTCGGCCGCGCCCGCGCCGACCAGCGCGGCCTCGCGAGCCGGGTCGAATTCGTCCAGGGCAATGCCGAGGCTCTGCCCTTCCCCTCCGCGCATTTCGACGGCTACACCATCGCCTTCGGCATCCGCAACGTGCCGCGCATCCAGGTGGCGCTGGAGGAGGCTTTCCGCGTGCTGCGCCCCGGCGGGCGGCTCCTGGTGCTGGAATTCTCGCCCGACGTCGTCCCCGGCCTCGACCGCATCTACGACGCCTATTCCTTCTCGGTGATCCCGCCCATGGGCCGCATGGTCACCGGCGATGCCGAGCCCTACCAGTATCTCGTCGAATCCATCCGCAAGTTCCCCCGCGACGAGGTCTTCGCCGGCATGATCGCCAAGGCCGGATTCTCCCGCGTCGAGGTCACGCCCATGACCGGCGGCATCGCCTGCCTTTCCGGCGGCTGGAAGATCTGA
- the ubiB gene encoding 2-polyprenylphenol 6-hydroxylase, protein MIAGTIHLLRLARAGFVFAREGVFGLVDPEALPPPARLGLRLARLVERRSTGTRSDRLTAALTRLGPTYVKLGQFLSTRPDVVGPLIARDLESLQDKVPPFDQKLAEQIVVETLGMPIAEAYASFGPPIAAASIAQVHKASVRDGEVLRDVAVKILRPHVADRFRADLSDYYFAARLAEKLVPESRRLKPIGIVDTLARSMAIELDLRLEAAAASEMAERTRDDPGFRVPSVDWNRTGRNVLTTEWIDGLKVGDRAGLDAAGIDPRALGQIVIQSFLRHALRDGFFHADMHQGNLFADRAGNLVAVDFGIMGRIGPKERRFLAEILLGFITKQYRRVAEVHFEAGYVPGHHSVDEFAQAIRAIGEPIHSRTADQISMAKLLSLLFEVTAIFDMKTRTELILLQKTMVVVEGVARSLDPRLDIWTSSEPVVREWITRNLGPVGRIEEVGAGAKLVGRIVGEAPALLGRAAMLSERIDDLTKDGFVLSPDSLRGIGEAEARRNRSSTVALWIIAALLAANLIWG, encoded by the coding sequence GTGATCGCCGGCACCATCCATCTCCTCCGCCTGGCGCGGGCGGGCTTCGTTTTCGCCCGCGAGGGCGTCTTCGGCCTCGTCGACCCGGAAGCCCTGCCGCCGCCGGCGCGCCTCGGCCTGCGCCTCGCCCGCCTCGTCGAGCGCCGCAGCACGGGCACGCGATCGGACCGGCTGACGGCCGCCCTCACCCGCCTCGGTCCAACCTATGTGAAGCTCGGCCAGTTCCTCTCGACCCGGCCCGACGTGGTCGGGCCGCTGATCGCCCGCGATCTCGAGAGCCTCCAGGACAAGGTGCCGCCCTTCGACCAGAAGCTCGCCGAGCAGATCGTCGTGGAGACGCTCGGCATGCCCATCGCCGAGGCCTATGCGAGCTTCGGCCCGCCGATCGCCGCCGCCTCCATTGCCCAGGTGCACAAGGCGAGCGTGCGCGACGGCGAGGTGCTGCGCGACGTCGCCGTCAAGATCCTCCGGCCCCACGTGGCCGACCGTTTCCGCGCCGATCTCTCCGACTACTATTTCGCCGCGCGGCTCGCCGAGAAACTGGTGCCGGAATCGCGTCGCCTGAAGCCGATCGGCATCGTCGACACCCTCGCCCGCTCCATGGCCATCGAGCTCGACCTGCGCCTCGAGGCCGCCGCCGCTTCCGAGATGGCGGAGCGGACCCGCGACGATCCCGGCTTCCGCGTGCCCTCGGTCGACTGGAACCGCACGGGGCGCAACGTCCTCACCACCGAATGGATCGACGGCCTGAAGGTCGGCGACCGCGCCGGGCTCGACGCCGCCGGCATCGACCCGCGGGCGCTCGGCCAGATCGTCATCCAGAGCTTCCTGCGCCATGCCCTGCGCGACGGCTTCTTCCATGCCGACATGCACCAGGGGAACCTCTTCGCCGACCGCGCCGGCAATCTCGTCGCCGTCGATTTCGGCATCATGGGCCGCATCGGCCCGAAGGAGCGGCGCTTCCTCGCGGAGATTCTGCTCGGCTTCATCACCAAGCAGTATCGCCGCGTCGCCGAGGTCCATTTCGAGGCCGGCTATGTGCCCGGCCACCATTCCGTCGACGAATTCGCCCAGGCCATCCGCGCCATCGGCGAGCCGATCCATTCGCGCACCGCCGACCAGATCTCGATGGCAAAGCTCCTGTCGCTGCTCTTCGAGGTCACCGCCATCTTCGACATGAAGACACGCACCGAGCTGATCCTGCTGCAGAAGACCATGGTCGTGGTGGAGGGCGTCGCCCGCTCGCTCGATCCCCGCCTCGACATCTGGACGAGCTCCGAGCCGGTGGTGCGCGAGTGGATCACCCGCAATCTCGGGCCGGTCGGCCGCATCGAGGAGGTGGGTGCCGGCGCCAAGCTCGTCGGCCGGATCGTCGGCGAGGCCCCGGCCCTGCTTGGCCGCGCCGCCATGCTGTCGGAGCGCATCGACGACCTGACGAAGGACGGCTTCGTGCTCTCGCCCGATTCGCTGCGGGGCATCGGCGAGGCCGAGGCCCGCCGCAACCGCTCCTCCACGGTGGCGCTCTGGATCATCGCCGCGCTGCTGGCGGCGAACCTCATCTGGGGATAA
- a CDS encoding DNA recombination protein RmuC: MSDIVLVVGGRAVTAGELTLSLIGLAVLMLVVLFVALRRQAAARAMEAERAVIHAQEIEERMGEMARIQAELTGRLQAMAEGLGARQNDLARQLGDRLDGMSTRIGQSLEGQTKTTMDNLGKLNERLAVIDSAQKNITDLAGQVVTLKDVLANKQARGAFGQGRMEAILSDGLPRTGFTFQPTLTNGKRPDAVIRLAGDSRGLVVDAKFPLEAVTMWREAHAEEVKRLAAQRLRQDIAVHIKDIADKYLIPGETQDMALLFVPSEGIYADLNEHFDDVVQKAFRARVIIVSPSLLMLAVQVVQGLLKDERMREEARVIQKEVSHLLDDVSRLTDRVLALQKHFGQANEDLGQILTSAEKIAKRGGRIEALEFDEATAPPPLAKLPLKGSSLAAE; encoded by the coding sequence ATGTCCGATATCGTCCTCGTCGTCGGCGGCCGTGCGGTCACGGCCGGCGAACTCACCCTCTCCCTGATCGGCCTCGCCGTCCTGATGCTCGTCGTGCTGTTCGTGGCGCTGCGCCGGCAGGCGGCCGCCCGCGCCATGGAGGCGGAGCGCGCCGTGATCCACGCCCAGGAGATCGAGGAGCGGATGGGCGAGATGGCGCGCATCCAGGCCGAACTCACCGGCCGCCTCCAGGCCATGGCCGAAGGCTTGGGAGCCCGGCAGAACGACCTCGCCCGCCAGCTCGGCGACCGGCTCGACGGCATGTCGACCCGCATCGGCCAGTCGCTCGAGGGGCAGACGAAGACGACGATGGACAATCTCGGCAAGCTCAACGAGCGACTCGCCGTCATCGACAGCGCCCAGAAGAACATCACCGACCTTGCCGGACAGGTGGTGACGCTGAAGGACGTGCTCGCCAACAAGCAGGCGCGCGGCGCCTTCGGCCAGGGGCGGATGGAGGCGATCCTGTCGGACGGCCTGCCGCGCACCGGCTTCACCTTCCAGCCGACGCTCACCAACGGCAAGCGGCCTGACGCGGTGATCCGACTCGCCGGCGACAGCCGCGGCCTCGTGGTCGACGCCAAGTTCCCGCTGGAGGCGGTGACCATGTGGCGCGAGGCCCATGCCGAGGAGGTCAAGCGCCTGGCGGCGCAACGGCTCCGCCAGGACATCGCGGTCCACATCAAGGACATCGCGGACAAGTACCTGATCCCCGGCGAAACGCAGGACATGGCGCTGCTCTTCGTGCCGTCCGAGGGCATCTATGCCGACCTCAACGAGCATTTCGACGACGTGGTGCAGAAGGCCTTCCGGGCGCGGGTCATCATCGTCTCGCCCTCGCTGCTGATGCTGGCGGTGCAGGTGGTGCAGGGGCTCTTGAAGGACGAGCGGATGCGCGAGGAGGCCCGCGTCATCCAGAAGGAGGTGTCCCACCTCCTCGACGACGTGTCGCGGCTGACCGACCGGGTCCTCGCCCTGCAGAAGCATTTCGGCCAGGCGAACGAGGATCTGGGGCAGATCCTCACCTCGGCGGAGAAGATCGCCAAGCGCGGCGGGCGCATCGAGGCGCTGGAGTTCGACGAGGCGACCGCGCCGCCGCCACTCGCTAAGCTGCCGCTGAAGGGCTCCTCGCTCGCTGCGGAGTGA
- a CDS encoding SCO family protein — MTQTNKPASPRKGPRSVALILSLALLVGGLGVLAAVVHFTMPRGGQLASSASAIGGAFNLVDQTGKPFTEKDLQGKPSLVFFGFTHCPDICPTKLFEITQLLDTLGADAAKVNVVFVTVDPARDTTELLSTYLGSFHASIRGLTGTEEQVTQAMRAYRAYGRKVPLDGGGYTMDHTTFVYLMDRQGQFVSTFDVAREPAKAAADLRRYL, encoded by the coding sequence ATGACCCAGACCAACAAGCCCGCATCCCCGCGCAAGGGCCCGCGCTCCGTGGCCCTCATCCTGTCGCTCGCCCTGCTGGTGGGCGGCCTCGGCGTGCTGGCGGCCGTCGTTCACTTCACCATGCCGCGCGGCGGCCAACTCGCCTCCAGCGCCTCGGCGATCGGCGGCGCCTTCAATCTCGTCGACCAGACGGGCAAGCCCTTCACCGAAAAGGACCTGCAGGGCAAGCCAAGCCTCGTCTTCTTCGGCTTCACCCACTGCCCGGACATCTGCCCGACCAAGCTGTTCGAGATCACCCAGCTCCTCGACACGCTGGGGGCCGATGCCGCGAAGGTGAACGTCGTCTTCGTCACGGTCGACCCCGCCCGCGACACCACCGAGCTGCTGTCGACCTATCTCGGCAGCTTCCACGCCTCCATTCGCGGCCTCACGGGCACCGAGGAGCAGGTGACCCAGGCGATGCGGGCCTATCGCGCCTATGGCCGCAAGGTGCCGCTGGACGGCGGCGGCTACACCATGGACCACACCACCTTCGTCTACCTGATGGACCGGCAGGGCCAGTTCGTCTCGACCTTCGACGTCGCCCGCGAGCCGGCCAAGGCCGCGGCGGACCTGCGCCGCTACCTCTGA
- a CDS encoding ligase-associated DNA damage response exonuclease: protein MRPDDLLQPTPRGLYCPPADVHIDPVRPVPRALITHGHSDHARAGHDHVLATEATLKIMAIRYGEDFAGTTQVAAWGEPIAINGVTFAFHPAGHILGSAQIAVSHRGLTIVASGDYKRAADPTAERFEVVPCDVFITEATFGLPVFRHPDTAAEVDKLLASVRLFPDRAHLVGAYSLGKAQRVMALIRAAGWDAPIYLHGAVEKLTRFYQAEGFDLGDVRLAKEADKKALGGAVVICPPGAMKDLWARRFPDPVTAFASGWMRIRARAKQGGIELPLIVSDHSDWDELQQTIRDTGAGEIWVTHGQEDALVHWCGTQGLKARPLRLVGYGDEGEGEAAAAEAVA from the coding sequence ATGCGTCCAGACGACCTTCTCCAGCCGACCCCGCGGGGCCTCTACTGCCCGCCGGCGGACGTCCATATCGACCCTGTCCGGCCCGTGCCGCGGGCGCTGATCACCCACGGCCATTCCGACCACGCCCGCGCCGGCCACGACCATGTGCTGGCCACCGAGGCCACCCTGAAGATCATGGCGATCCGCTACGGCGAGGATTTCGCCGGCACGACCCAGGTCGCCGCCTGGGGCGAGCCCATCGCGATCAACGGCGTGACCTTCGCCTTCCACCCCGCCGGCCACATTCTCGGCTCGGCCCAGATCGCGGTCAGCCATCGCGGCCTCACCATCGTCGCCTCGGGCGACTACAAGCGCGCCGCCGACCCCACCGCCGAGCGCTTCGAGGTTGTGCCCTGCGACGTCTTCATCACCGAGGCGACCTTCGGCCTGCCGGTCTTTCGCCATCCCGACACGGCGGCCGAGGTGGACAAGCTGCTCGCCTCCGTCCGCCTGTTCCCGGACCGTGCCCATCTCGTCGGCGCCTATTCCCTCGGCAAGGCGCAGCGCGTCATGGCGCTGATCCGCGCCGCCGGCTGGGACGCGCCGATCTATCTCCATGGCGCGGTGGAGAAGCTGACGCGCTTCTACCAGGCCGAGGGCTTCGACCTCGGCGACGTGCGTCTGGCCAAGGAGGCCGACAAGAAGGCGCTCGGCGGCGCCGTCGTCATCTGCCCGCCCGGCGCCATGAAGGACCTCTGGGCACGGCGTTTCCCCGATCCGGTCACCGCCTTCGCCTCGGGCTGGATGCGCATCCGCGCCCGCGCCAAGCAGGGCGGGATCGAACTGCCGCTCATCGTCTCCGACCATTCCGACTGGGACGAGTTGCAGCAGACCATCCGCGACACCGGTGCCGGCGAGATCTGGGTCACCCACGGCCAGGAAGACGCCCTCGTCCACTGGTGCGGCACGCAGGGGCTGAAGGCACGGCCGCTAAGGCTGGTGGGCTATGGCGACGAGGGCGAGGGTGAAGCCGCTGCCGCCGAGGCGGTCGCATGA
- a CDS encoding cisplatin damage response ATP-dependent DNA ligase: MNRFAALLDRLAYEPRRNAKLALITDYFRTTPDPERGWALAAMTGALTFRNAKAGLIRGLIAERTDPVLFALSYDYVGDLSETVALMWPTPEAPLPPRSGGEGGPSASGGPGGGKSAPGLNAPPPLTPPLRERGEGNAPFAASGATAAHDDAGATPEDPLPPRSGGEGGPSASGGPDGERLGDVPAPSPIGHNRPPPPALSEVVAGLGTTSKTALPKLLAGWLDHLDETGRWALLKLITGSLRIGVSARLAKTAVAALGPRDPDEIELVWPGLTPPYESLFAWVEGRGERPESVDPAPFRPPMLAHGIEEADFGKLDPADFAAEWKWDGIRVQAAAGPLPDGRRVARLYSRTGEDISGAFPDLVETLAFDGAIDGELLVLRENRVQSFNVLQQRLNRKQVTVPLLAEFPAHIRAYDLLFAGGEDLRDRPFAARRAILEQMVSQMANPRIDISPLVPFETWEGLAAIRLDPSSADAGEDAEAIEGLMIKRRDSPYLPGRPKGPWWKWKRDPMVVDCVLMYAQRGHGKRSSFYSDFTFGVWRDGAEGDELVPVGKAYFGFTDEELGQLDRFVRNHTTNRFGPVREVTHTAREGLVLEIAFEGLQRSTRHKSGIAMRFPRISRIRWDKPPGEADRIEALELRLKG; this comes from the coding sequence ATGAACCGCTTCGCCGCCCTCCTCGACCGCCTCGCCTACGAACCGCGCCGCAACGCCAAGCTGGCGCTGATCACCGACTATTTCCGGACCACGCCCGATCCCGAGCGCGGCTGGGCCCTCGCCGCCATGACCGGGGCGCTCACGTTCCGCAACGCCAAGGCGGGGCTCATCCGCGGCCTCATCGCCGAGCGCACGGACCCGGTGCTCTTCGCGCTGTCCTACGACTATGTCGGCGACCTCTCGGAGACGGTGGCGCTGATGTGGCCGACGCCCGAGGCTCCCCTCCCCCCGCGGAGCGGCGGGGAGGGTGGCCCGAGCGCCAGCGGAGGGCCGGGTGGGGGGAAGTCTGCGCCCGGTCTCAACGCCCCCCCACCCCTGACCCCTCCCCTCCGCGAGCGGGGGGAGGGGAATGCGCCTTTCGCGGCGAGCGGGGCGACGGCAGCCCATGACGATGCCGGCGCGACGCCGGAGGATCCCCTCCCCCCGCGGAGCGGAGGGGAGGGTGGCCCGAGCGCCAGCGGAGGGCCCGATGGGGAGCGCCTAGGAGACGTTCCCGCGCCCTCCCCCATCGGCCACAACCGCCCGCCGCCCCCGGCCCTCTCGGAGGTGGTCGCAGGCCTCGGCACGACGTCGAAGACCGCCCTGCCGAAACTCCTCGCCGGCTGGCTCGACCATCTCGACGAGACCGGCCGCTGGGCGCTGCTCAAGCTGATCACCGGCTCGCTGCGCATCGGCGTCTCGGCCCGCCTCGCCAAGACCGCCGTCGCCGCCCTCGGCCCCCGCGACCCCGACGAGATCGAGCTGGTATGGCCCGGCCTGACGCCGCCCTATGAATCCCTCTTCGCCTGGGTCGAGGGCCGCGGCGAGCGCCCCGAGAGCGTCGACCCCGCCCCCTTCCGCCCACCCATGCTCGCCCACGGCATCGAGGAGGCCGATTTCGGCAAGCTGGACCCCGCCGATTTCGCCGCCGAATGGAAATGGGACGGCATCCGCGTCCAGGCCGCCGCCGGCCCCCTCCCCGACGGGCGCCGAGTGGCCAGGCTCTATTCGCGCACCGGCGAGGACATATCCGGTGCATTTCCCGACCTCGTCGAGACCCTCGCCTTCGACGGCGCCATCGACGGCGAACTGCTGGTGCTGCGCGAGAACCGCGTGCAGAGCTTCAACGTCCTGCAGCAACGCCTCAACCGCAAACAGGTGACGGTGCCGCTGCTGGCCGAGTTTCCTGCCCATATCCGCGCCTACGACCTGCTCTTCGCCGGGGGAGAGGATCTGCGCGACCGGCCCTTCGCCGCCCGGCGGGCGATCCTCGAGCAGATGGTGTCGCAGATGGCGAATCCGCGCATCGACATCTCGCCCCTCGTGCCCTTCGAGACCTGGGAGGGCCTCGCCGCCATCCGCCTCGACCCGTCCTCGGCGGATGCCGGCGAGGACGCCGAGGCCATCGAGGGGCTGATGATCAAGCGGCGTGATTCGCCCTACCTGCCCGGCCGGCCCAAGGGCCCGTGGTGGAAGTGGAAGCGCGACCCCATGGTGGTCGACTGCGTGCTGATGTACGCCCAGCGGGGCCACGGCAAGCGCTCGAGCTTCTATTCCGATTTCACCTTCGGCGTCTGGCGCGACGGCGCCGAGGGCGACGAACTGGTGCCCGTCGGCAAGGCCTATTTCGGCTTCACCGACGAGGAGCTCGGCCAGCTCGACCGCTTCGTGCGCAACCACACGACCAACCGCTTCGGCCCCGTGCGCGAGGTGACCCATACGGCGCGAGAGGGACTGGTGCTGGAAATCGCCTTCGAGGGGCTGCAGCGCTCCACCCGCCACAAGTCCGGCATCGCCATGCGCTTCCCGCGCATATCGCGCATCCGCTGGGACAAGCCGCCCGGCGAGGCGGACCGCATCGAGGCCCTGGAGCTGCGGCTGAAGGGCTGA
- a CDS encoding AbrB family transcriptional regulator, translating to MPRLACLPDLVKTFVWPCLVGAAGGYAFHRLGMPAAWMSGSLVVATVLALGGARVVVPGPVATATFLLLGTVMGSAVTPQTLRLMMSWPISMAGLAVLVPAIVAAITLYLARVERLDRQTAFFASIPGALSYVMAMTLASRADARQVAVIQSFRLVLLVAALPGLLSLARIGGTQAPAAATGLGPWPELLLLVAVSSGFGLAMERLKVPGGATVGAMLASAVLHGTGLVTALIPEPVMIVGFVVIGVLIAARFAGTSLAELRHLLRASVGAFLAGIAVTVVVAAAVAWIAGLPLGKVILAYAPGGIEAMAILAFVLDMDPAFVGAHHIVRFVGIALLLPLAARLVLGPDRGA from the coding sequence ATGCCCCGCCTCGCTTGTCTCCCCGACCTCGTGAAGACCTTCGTCTGGCCCTGCCTCGTCGGCGCCGCGGGCGGCTATGCCTTCCACCGCCTCGGCATGCCCGCCGCCTGGATGTCGGGCTCGCTGGTGGTGGCCACCGTCCTCGCCCTCGGCGGCGCCAGGGTGGTGGTCCCCGGCCCCGTCGCCACAGCCACCTTCCTGCTGCTCGGCACGGTGATGGGTTCGGCGGTGACGCCGCAGACGCTCCGCCTGATGATGTCCTGGCCCATCTCCATGGCGGGCCTCGCCGTGCTGGTGCCGGCCATCGTCGCGGCCATCACGCTCTATCTCGCCCGCGTCGAGCGGCTGGACCGCCAGACCGCCTTCTTCGCCTCCATTCCCGGCGCGCTGAGCTACGTCATGGCCATGACGCTGGCCTCGCGCGCCGATGCGCGCCAGGTGGCGGTCATCCAGAGTTTCCGCCTCGTCCTGCTGGTGGCAGCGCTGCCGGGTCTCCTGTCGCTGGCGCGGATCGGCGGCACGCAGGCGCCGGCCGCGGCGACCGGGCTCGGCCCCTGGCCGGAACTCCTGCTGCTCGTCGCCGTCTCCTCCGGCTTCGGTCTCGCCATGGAGCGGCTTAAGGTGCCGGGCGGCGCCACCGTCGGCGCCATGCTGGCGAGCGCGGTCCTGCACGGCACCGGGCTCGTCACGGCGCTGATCCCGGAGCCGGTGATGATCGTCGGCTTCGTCGTCATCGGAGTCCTCATCGCCGCCCGCTTCGCCGGCACCTCGCTCGCTGAGCTGCGCCACCTGCTGCGCGCCTCCGTCGGCGCCTTCCTCGCCGGTATCGCCGTCACCGTGGTCGTGGCGGCGGCTGTCGCCTGGATCGCCGGCCTGCCGCTCGGCAAGGTCATCCTCGCCTATGCGCCGGGGGGCATCGAGGCCATGGCGATCCTCGCCTTCGTCCTCGACATGGATCCCGCCTTCGTCGGCGCCCACCACATCGTTCGCTTCGTCGGTATCGCGCTGCTGCTGCCGCTGGCGGCGCGCCTCGTCCTCGGCCCCGACCGCGGCGCCTGA
- a CDS encoding SGNH/GDSL hydrolase family protein translates to MLPLRLPHAAAVALSAALAFTPFSSSALARCTVPALAEATPGGALPRTSARLKTQEPVRILAIGSSTTAGVGSGGAGFAHRLGPMIKARWQDKTIEVVVSGVSGETASGAAGRLARELAQHKPTLVVWQLGTNDANFGVSAESFRGTVAAGLATIRAAGADAMLVDPQYSRWAEGSTRTAEFAGIIASEGARAGVPVVRRFQAMFQLANSDRSAFNGLISFDGLHLTAAGHDCMAQQVAGTILRMARR, encoded by the coding sequence ATGCTCCCCCTTCGCCTTCCGCATGCCGCAGCCGTCGCCCTCTCTGCGGCGCTCGCGTTCACCCCCTTCTCGTCCTCAGCCCTCGCGCGCTGCACTGTCCCCGCCCTGGCGGAGGCGACTCCCGGCGGCGCCCTGCCGCGCACCTCCGCGCGGCTGAAGACGCAGGAGCCCGTGCGCATTCTCGCCATCGGCTCCTCGACCACGGCCGGGGTCGGCAGCGGCGGCGCCGGCTTCGCCCATCGCCTCGGCCCGATGATCAAGGCCCGCTGGCAGGACAAGACCATCGAGGTCGTCGTCTCCGGCGTTTCCGGTGAGACCGCCTCGGGCGCGGCCGGCCGCCTCGCCCGCGAACTCGCCCAGCACAAGCCGACCCTCGTGGTCTGGCAGCTCGGCACCAACGACGCCAATTTCGGCGTCTCGGCGGAGTCCTTCCGCGGGACCGTCGCCGCAGGTCTCGCCACCATCCGCGCCGCCGGCGCCGACGCCATGCTGGTCGATCCGCAATATTCGCGCTGGGCCGAGGGAAGCACGCGCACCGCCGAATTCGCCGGCATCATCGCCAGCGAGGGCGCCCGCGCCGGCGTGCCGGTGGTTCGCCGCTTCCAGGCGATGTTCCAGCTCGCCAATTCCGACCGCAGCGCCTTCAACGGGCTCATCTCCTTCGACGGCCTGCACCTGACCGCCGCCGGTCACGACTGCATGGCGCAGCAGGTGGCGGGCACCATCCTGCGCATGGCCCGGCGCTGA